Genomic DNA from Selenomonas sp. oral taxon 126:
AGAAATCGCGCATGATCTTCGTCACACGATGACGCAGCATGATATTCGCCTGCATCTCGGGACGGCGCAGGTCGAGATAGCGATAGCGCAGACGGATCATCTCATCCACGTCGATGCCGTCCTGAATGTAGAACGGCGGTGTCTTCGCCTTGTTCAGAATCCGCAGCTCATTGACAACGACCTCAATCTCACCCGTCTCCATGTTCGGGTTCACCGTCTCCGCGCTGCGGGCGCGCACCGTACCACGCACACAGATGACGAACTCCGAGCGCAGCGACTCCGCCTCGTGGAACGTACCCGCCGCCATCGCCGCCTCGTCAAAGACGATCTGCACAAATCCGGAGCGGTCGCGCATATCGACAAAGATCAGCCCGCCGTGGTCGCGGCGGCGCGACACCCAGCCGCACAGCGTTACCTCCCCGCCGACCTGCTCCTTGCGGAGCGTGCCGCAGTCATGAGTCCGTTTTAGTCCCTGCATCGTTTCCATCTCAGCCCTTCACCTCAGAAATCAATTGTTTTACCATATCGTCAAGAGAATAGCTCTCCTGCGTGCTCTGTGCCATATCGCGCACAACCGCCGTATGCTGCGCGAGTTCGTCCTCTCCGAGGATGACAGCATAACGCGCACCGGATTTGTTTGCCTGCTTCATCTGCGCCTTCATGCTGCGCCCCGCATAGTCCATGAGGACACGCACGCCGCCACGCCGCAGCTCATGCAGCAGCGGAAACGCCGCCTGCGCCGCCGCATCGCCAAGCGCAATGATGAATACATCCGCCGCAGGGGGACGCTCGGGCAGAAGATTCTGCTGTTCGAGCGCGAGGAGAACGCGCTCCAGTCCCGCCGCAAACCCGACCGCAGGGGTCGGATTGCCGCCCAGCTCCTCCACGAGTCCGTCGTAGCGCCCGCCGCCCGCAACGGCACTCTGCGCACCGAGCGGCGGGTAGGCAATCTCGAATGCCGTCCGCGTGTAGTAGTCGAGTCCGCGCACGAGACGCGAATCGAGTTCATAGGATACGCCGGCGACCCGCAGATGATTCTGCACTGCCGCAAAATGCTCTGCGCATTCCTCACACAGGCAGTCCGTAATCGCGGGTGCGCCCGCCATAAAGGGCTGATGCGCGTCAACCTTGCAGTCGAGAATGCGGAGCGGACTCCTCGTATAGCGATCCTGACAGTCGCCGCAGAGCGTATGCAGATGCTCCTTGAAGTATTCCTGCAGACGCTCCCGATAGACGGGGCGGCAAGTCGGACAGCCGACGGCTGTCTCTTATACACNNNNNNNNNNNNNNNNNNNNNNNNNNNNNNNNNNNNNNNNNNNNNNNNNNNNNNNNNNNNNNNNNNNNNNNNNNNNNNNNNNNNNNNNNNNNNNNNNNNNNNNNNNNNNNNNNNNNNNNNNNNNNNNNNNNNNNNNNNNNNNNNNNNNNNNNNNNNNNNNNNNNNNNNNNNNNNNNNNNNNNNNNNNNNNNNNNNNNNNNNNNNNNNNNNNNNNNNNNNNNNNNNNNNNNNNNNNNNNNNNNNNNNNNNNNNNNNNNNNNNNNNNNNNNNNNNNNNNNNNNNNNNNNNNNNNNNNNNNNNNNNNNNNNNNNNNNNNNNNNNNNNNNNNNNNNNNNNNNNNNNNNNNNNNNNNNNNNNNNNNNNNNNNNNNNNNNNNNNNNNNNNNNNNNNNNNNNNNNNNNNAGCTTCAGCGTCAGCCCCGTAAGCCCGAGCGCTGTTAGGAAGTCGTATGCGAGGAGAATCGCCTCGGCATCCACTAGAGGACTCGCCCCGCCGATTGCCTCCACGCCGAACTGATGGAACTCGCGCATGCGCCCCGCCTGCGGGCGGTCGTAGCGAAACATCGAGCCGATGTAGAACAGCTTTTGCAGACCGCCGTCCGCATAGAGCTTGTTCTGCAGATAGGCGCGCACGGCAGACGCCGTATTCTCGGGGCGCAGCGTCAGACTGCGCTCCCCACGGTCAGAGAAGGTATACATCTCCTTGTCCACGACATCCGTGCCGTCGCCGATTCCGCGCTGAAAGAGCTCCGTGTGCTCGAAGACAGGCGTGCGGATCTCATG
This window encodes:
- a CDS encoding histidine--tRNA ligase, yielding MLTNAPRGTKDILPDAVGAWTYVENVIRELCARYGYHEIRTPVFEHTELFQRGIGDGTDVVDKEMYTFSDRGERSLTLRPENTASAVRAYLQNKLYADGGLQKLFYIGSMFRYDRPQAGRMREFHQFGVEAIGGASPLVDAEAILLAYDFLTALGLTGLTLKL